A region of Vitis vinifera cultivar Pinot Noir 40024 chromosome 13, ASM3070453v1 DNA encodes the following proteins:
- the LOC100242799 gene encoding protein NUCLEAR FUSION DEFECTIVE 4, with protein MGDAATVGGGGGCCRFAWQVLRGGWFMIPAAFLVMAGAGATYLYGVYSKDIKARLGYDQSTLNLLASMKDLGANVGIPAGLLAEVAPTWVVLLVGSIMNFGGYFLIWLAVVGKIPKPAVWHMCVYICLGANSQNFSNTGALVTCVKNFPEARGMMLGLMKGFVGLSGALFTQLYYAIYGNDSTSMILLIGWLPSVISIVFLTTLRPMKASTHPRVLNVLYQNMYVTVGLAAFLMGLIIAQKQVQFSQTAYIGSAIAVIVLILLPFGIAVREELLVWREKKQPVAAPTDIVIAKESKTLPESPQTDTQKEKEGATEEMPCYSCTNVCNKPSRGEDYSIFQALLSADMIIMFVAMCCGLGCNLTTMNNLGQIGESLGYKKNTIGISVSLASIWGFFGRVFTGFISETLLLKKKVPRTLFMTIFLLLSAVGQLMIAFPFPNSVYIASLVVGFSHGAQLTLVFTVVSELFGLKYYSTLFNCGQLSAPLGSYVLSVLVVGKLYDREAIKQLGQKSVKRSMTEELTCIGTKCYKISYLILACTNVFAAFVSLILVCRTRKFYSGDIYKKFRGETEKNENEKEKEMAVTAGTRKQQEVAATD; from the coding sequence ATGGGTGATGCAGCAACGGTGGGAGGCGGCGGAGGCTGCTGTAGGTTCGCGTGGCAAGTCCTCCGTGGGGGGTGGTTCATGATACCCGCGGCGTTCTTGGTCATGGCGGGTGCCGGTGCAACTTACCTCTATGGAGTCTACTCCAAAGACATCAAAGCCAGGCTGGGCTACGATCAATCGACGCTCAATCTCTTGGCCTCGATGAAGGATCTGGGTGCCAATGTTGGTATCCCCGCGGGCCTTTTAGCGGAGGTGGCACCCACCTGGGTCGTCCTCCTCGTTGGCTCCATAATGAATTTCGGCGGATACTTTCTCATATGGCTCGCCGTCGTTGGAAAAATACCGAAACCGGCGGTGTGGCATATGTGCGTGTACATCTGCCTGGGAGCTAATTCCCAGAATTTCTCCAACACCGGTGCACTCGTCACCTGCGTCAAGAACTTCCCGGAGGCCCGAGGAATGATGTTGGGTCTCATGAAGGGTTTCGTGGGGTTGAGTGGAGCGCTGTTCACACAGCTCTACTATGCAATCTATGGGAACGACTCCACATCCATGATTCTTCTCATTGGGTGGCTTCCGTCGGTGATATCTATTGTTTTCCTTACCACTCTTAGGCCAATGAAGGCCTCCACTCATCCGCGTGTGCTCAAtgttttgtatcaaaatatgtATGTGACCGTGGGTCTAGCTGCGTTTCTCATGGGCTTAATAATCGCTCAGAAACAAGTTCAATTCTCACAGACTGCCTATATTGGAAGCGCCATCGCTGTCATTGTCCTAATTTTACTGCCCTTTGGTATAGCTGTGAGGGAGGAGCTTCTCGTTTGGAGGGAGAAGAAGCAGCCAGTGGCAGCGCCCACTGATATTGTGATTGCGAAAGAGTCTAAGACATTGCCGGAAAGTCCTCAGACTGatacacaaaaggaaaaagagggGGCTACAGAGGAAATGCCATGCTATTCATGTACAAACGTCTGCAACAAGCCCAGTAGAGGCGAAGATTATTCCATCTTTCAGGCCCTTCTGAGTGCCGATATGATAATTATGTTCGTGGCTATGTGTTGCGGACTGGGCTGCAATTTAACCACAATGAACAACCTCGGCCAGATCGGGGAATCCTTAGGCTATAAAAAGAACACAATCGGCATCTCTGTCTCACTGGCCAGCATCTGGGGCTTTTTCGGGAGAGTTTTCACGGGATTCATATCTGAAACCCTACTCCTGAAGAAAAAAGTTCCCAGAACCCTTTTCATGACAATCTTCCTGCTATTGTCCGCCGTTGGTCAGCTCATGATCGCCTTCCCATTCCCTAATTCAGTGTACATTGCATCGCTGGTAGTCGGGTTCTCTCATGGAGCCCAATTGACACTGGTTTTCACCGTTGTGTCTGAGCTTTTCGGACTGAAGTACTACTCTACTCTCTTCAATTGCGGCCAACTTTCCGCCCCTCTGGGATCTTATGTCCTGAGTGTGCTAGTGGTGGGAAAGCTTTACGATAGAGAGGCTATAAAGCAGCTGGGGCAAAAGAGTGTGAAAAGATCAATGACCGAGGAATTGACATGCATTGGAACAAAATGTTACAAgatttcttatcttatattgGCTTGTACAAACGTCTTTGCAGCTTTCGTTTCGCTGATTCTGGTTTGTCGAACTAGGAAGTTCTACAGCGGGGATATCTATAAGAAGTTTAGAGGCGAGACGGAgaagaatgagaatgaaaaggaaaaggaaatggCTGTGACTGCTGGCACCAGAAAGCAGCAAGAAGTGGCAGCAACGGATTAA